In the Mastacembelus armatus chromosome 17, fMasArm1.2, whole genome shotgun sequence genome, one interval contains:
- the eif2b5 gene encoding translation initiation factor eIF2B subunit epsilon, whose product MKLNLVTELVCASVRNMAGKGGKPSRPGSGLSSRKATGEQEEEEQPLQAVLVADSFNRRFFPVTKDQPRALLPLGNVAMIDYTLEFLTSTGVQETFVFCCWMASKIKDHLLKSKWCRPSSPNTVHIITSDLYRSLGDVLRDVDAKNLVRSDFVLVYGDVVSNVDVSQALQEHRHRRKTEKNISVMTMIFKESTPGHKSRCEEDDVIVAVDSKSQRVLHYQKTQGLKKLQFPMNIFHSGSDEFEIRHDLLDSHISICSPQVAELFTDNFDYQTRNDFVKGLLVNEEILGNQIHLHITKDGYGVRVSNLLMYDSVSSDLVRRWVYPLTPEANFTDQEGRSCTYSRHNVYRGSGVSLGHGSQMVENILIGCDTSIGANCHISNSVIGNNCSIGDNVILDHAYIWNNVHIASNVVISQSVVCDKAEVKEGVTLNKQCVLAYNVVIGPNISLPEGTVVSMHHPEEEEEDDDEFLSDDAEVGQSKDKTKQKVFNPAEVGAEGKGYIWKASSLDDTEDEEMLQCLWGLVLNPDPESESEDSEPDDPDDPMIPSPEMDDVKVFQMEVLGTLQRGLDENISCDNLVLEINSLKYAYNISLTEVLQILTRVVLEYPFQQQGPQLTASQYVAILLPLLKKWAPVFKNYVKRAQDHLDCLSAFEDHFLEQESHWAAMVKVLMNMYQLEILEEEMILRWFSQGATTDKSRQLRKNQGLQKFIQWLEEAEESSEEGD is encoded by the exons ATGAAG TTGAACCTGGTGACAGAGCTGGTTTGCGCTTCAGTCAGAAACATGGCCGGTAAAGGAGGAAAACCGAGCCGACCGGGTTCTGGCCTATCGAGCAGAAAAGCTACAGgtgagcaggaggaagaggagcagccGCTGCAGGCCGTCTTGGTCGCAGACAGCTTCAACCGGAGGTTTTTCCCGGTGACCAAAGACCAGCCGCGG GCTTTGCTGCCGCTGGGAAACGTCGCCATGATCGACTACACCCTGGAGTTCCTCACGTCCACTGGGGTGCAGGAAACATTTGTCTTCTGCTGCTGGATGGCCAGCAAAATCAAGGATCACCTACT gaagTCCAAGTGGTGCAGGCCCAGCTCTCCGAACACGGTGCACATCATCACCTCAGACCTGTACCGCTCCCTGGGAGATGTGCTCAGGGATGTGGATGCAAAGAACCTTGTGCGCTCGGACTTTGTGTTGGTTTACGGAGATGTGGTGTCAAATGTTGATGTCAGCCAGGCTTTGCAAGAGCACAG GCATCGTcgaaaaacagagaagaacatCTCGGTGATGACAATGATCTTTAAGGAATCAACACCAGGTCACAAGTCTCGCTGTGAGGAGGATGatgttattgttgctgtagACAGCAAGAGCCAGCGGGTTTTGCACTACCAGAAGACACAGGGGCTCAAGAAGCTACAGTTCCCCATG aacATTTTCCACAGTGGAAGTGATGAGTTTGAAATCAGACATGACCTGCTGGACAGCCACATCAGTATCTGCTCCCCGCAG GTTGCAGAGCTGTTTACTGACAATTTTGACTATCAAACAAGGAATGACTTTGTCAAAGGGCTCCTGGTCAATGAAGAG atcCTGGGAAACCAGATACACCTGCACATAACCAAGGATGGTTATGGTGTCCGAGTGTCTAACTTGCTCATGTATGATTCGGTATCATCAGACCTGGTGCGGAGGTGGGTGTACCCTCTCACCCCCGAGGCTAACTTCACAGATCAGGAGGGACGCAGCTGCACATACTCCCGTCACAATGTCTACCGTGGGTCTGGAGTCAGCCTGGGCCATGGCAGCCAGATGGTGGAGAACATCCTTATTGGCTGTGACACTAGTATCGGTGCTAATTGTCACATTTCTAACAGTGTCATTGGTAATAATTGCTCCATAG gTGACAATGTAATCCTGGACCATGCTTACATCTGGAATAATGTTCACATTGCCAGCAATGTGGTGATCAGCCAGTCTGTGGTCTGTGACAAAGCTGAGGTCAAAGAAGGTGTGACACTTAATAAACAGTGTGTCTTGGCATATAAT GTGGTGATTGGACCGAATATCTCTCTACCAGAAGGCACTGTGGTGTCGATGCATCatccagaggaggaggaagaggatgatgatgaattCCTTAGTGATGATGCCGAGGTCGGTCAAAGCAAagataaaaccaaacaaaaag TTTTCAATCCAGCAGAGGTCGGAGCAGAGGGGAAAGGCTATATCTGGAAGGCCAGCAGTCTGGACGACACAGAAGACGAAGAGATGTTGCAGTGTCTCTGGG GTTTGGTGCTGAACCCTGACCCTGAGAGTGAAAGTGAGGACAGCGAGCCTGACGATCCTGACGATCCCATGATCCCCTCCCCCGAAATGGACGATGTCAAAG TCTTCCAGATGGAGGTGCTGGGGACTCTGCAGAGAGGTTTGGATGAAAACATCAGCTGTGACAATCTTGTACTCGAGATCAACTCTCTTAA GTATGCCTACAATATCAGTCTGACGGAGGTGCTGCAGATTTTAACCAGGGTGGTTCTGGAGTAcccttttcagcagcagggccCACAGCTCACTGCATCACAATATGTTGCTATCCTCCTGCCA TTATTGAAGAAATGGGCGCCAGTATTTAAGAACTATGTGAAGAGAGCACAGGACCATCTAGACTGCCTGTCAGCCTTCGAGGACCACTTTCTAGAGCAGGAGAGTCACTGGGCTGCTATGGTCAAG GTCCTGATGAACATGTACCAGCTGGAGATCCTGGAGGAGGAAATGATACTACGCTGGTTCTCCCAGGGAGCCACCACTGACAAGAGCAGACAGCTCCGCAAGAACCAGGGG CTTCAGAAGTTCATCCAGTGgctggaggaggctgaggagtctTCAGAGGAAGGGGATTAG
- the mul3 gene encoding mitochondrial ubiquitin ligase activator of nfkb 1-A: protein MGDLPVNPLVLIGVGSSFAFSGLFYHLYQEKKKELKKLKEIPVFNPDHHLLRVLKASPHKRLQYAAVEGLVQADGDSLASQFVPRCFGVIQKIAVEEHWQYWNSLTRTWNSRTMNKKETNNSVPFSLITPGAYITDLNVKVQNPLEASGCYLERVHFKVRRAEESLVNVVLQGFSQEKPVAMEESEELLRVGSILTGFGEVVLEGGQVMRLQAPHDGCKYMLVPTDHRSFIDRQERSASLWKTLTAVSGLTGVSILAGIIYNLVGKQDDRSK, encoded by the exons ATGGGTGACCTTCCTGTAAACCCGCTGGTTTTGATTGGTGTCGGGTCCAGCTTTGCCTTCTCTGGcctgttttatcatttataccaagaaaagaagaaagaattaaaaaaacttAAG GAAATACCAGTTTTCAACCCAGACCACCACTTGCTCAGAGTACTGAAAGCATCTCCTCACAAGCGTCTTCAATATGCTGCTGTAGAAG GTCTGGTCCAGGCAGATGGGGATTCTCTGGCCAGCCAGTTTGTCCCACGATGCTTTGGTGTGATTCAGAAGATAGCAGTGGAGGAGCACTGGCAATACTGGAACTCTCTCACCAGAACATg GAATTCTCGGACCATGAACAAGAAAGAGACTAACAACTCAGTGCCCTTCAGCCTGATTACCCCTGGAGCATACATCACTGATTTAAATGTGAAGGTGCAGAACCCACTAGAGGCCTCTGGGTGCTACCTGGAGAGGGTTCATTTCAAAGTAAGGCGTGCTGAGGAGAGCTTGGTGAACGTGGTGTTGCAGGGATTCAGCCAGGAGAAACCTGTGGCGATGGAGGAGAGCGAGGAGCTGCTACGGGTGGGGAGCATCCTGACTGGGTTTGGGGAGGTGGTGCTGGAGGGAGGCCAGGTGATGAGGCTTCAGGCCCCACATGATGGCTGCAAATACATGCTGGTGCCCACTGACCACAGGAGCTTCATAGACAGGCAAGAGAGGTCAGCCAGCTTGTGGAAGACGCTGACTGCAGTTAGTGGCCTCACAGGGGTTTCTATTTTAGCCGGGATTATTTACAACTTAGTCGGAAAACAGGATGACAGATCGAAGTAG
- the LOC113134212 gene encoding vasoactive intestinal polypeptide receptor-like isoform X1, whose protein sequence is MEGSNGIFLFVSCILLELVFSVQNQMCDMMSEIERERDMCEAQIENKTTGCSGTWDKITCWPSANIGEVVTIPCPKHLLYLSTDVSTRNLSKTCTKDGWTIISIETYIIDCGYDPNNTIDDNTGEFLDAIKVGYTIGHSMSLISLTVAIIILCLLRKLHCTRNYIHMHLFVSFILKAIAIFVKDVVLYHVGEMHNCQSTLACKAAVVFFQFGIMASYFWLLVEGLYLHALLAVSVFSERKYFWWYILIGWGAPTIFISAWVITKAYLNDSGCWDIIDESSWWIIKIPILVTILVNFVLFICIIRILRQKMNCPDIGRKESNQYSRLAKSTLLLIPLFGINYTIFAFIPDNIHAHVRMVFDLILGSFQGFVVAVLYCFLNGEVQSEIKRKWRRWMLQRFLVADTKYHQPSTGSNGNNFSTQITMLTKCSPATQRASACQEHLSVI, encoded by the exons ATGGAGGGTTCAAATGgcattttcctctttgtctcGTGTATATTGCTGGAACTC GTGTTTTCGGTGCAGAATCAGATGTGTGACATGATGAGTGAGatagaaagggagagagacatgTGCGAGGCTCAGATTGAGAACAAAACAACAG GTTGCAGTGGGACCTGGGACAAGATCACCTGCTGGCCCAGTGCTAACATTGGAGAGGTGGTTACCATCCCCTGCCCCAAACATCTCTTATACTTATCCACAGATGTCTCTACAC GTAACTTGTCAAAGACCTGCACCAAGGATGGCTGGACCATAATCAGCATCGAAACCTACATAATAGACTGTGGATACGATCCCAACAACACCATAGATGATAATACG gGAGAATTCTTGGATGCTATCAAAGTGGGTTACACAATTGGTCACAGCATGTCCCTAATTTCTCTGACAGTCGCCATCATCATACTGTGTCTTTTACG GAAGCTGCACTGCACAAGAAACTACATCCACATgcatctgtttgtgtctttcatACTAAAAGCCATTGCAATTTTCGTCAAAGACGTGGTTCTGTATCACGTCGGGGAGATGCACAACTGCCAGTCAACG TTGGCCTGCAAGGCAGCGGTGGTCTTCTTCCAGTTCGGGATCATGGCAAGCTACTTCTGGTTGCTGGTGGAAGGCCTCTATCTCCACGCTCTGTTAGCCGTCTCTGTCTTCTCTGAGAGGAAGTACTTCTGGTGGTACATCCTGATTGGCTGGG GGGCTCCAACCATTTTTATCTCAGCATGGGTGATTACAAAGGCTTATTTAAATGATTCTGG GTGCTGGGATATAATTGATGAGAGCTCATGGTGGATCATCAAAATACCTATTTTAGTCACCATACTT GTGAACTTCGTCCTCTTCATCTGTATAATCCGGATTCTACGACAGAAGATGAATTGTCCTGACATCGGAAGAAAAGAATCCAATCAGTACTC GAGACTGGCAAAATCTACGTTGTTGCTGATACCTCTCTTTGGAATAAACTACACCATTTTTGCCTTCATCCCTGACAACATCCATGCACATGTCAGGATGGTATTTGATCTCATTCTGGGGTCATTTCAG GGTTTCGTTGTTGCAGTTTTATATTGCTTTCTGAATGGCGAG GTGCAGTCGGAAATTAAACGCAAGTGGCGCAGATGGATGCTGCAGAGATTCCTGGTTGCTGACACAAAGTATCATCAGCCCTCAACTGGCAGCAACGGCAACAACTTCAGCACCCAGATCACCATGCTCACCAAATGCAGCCCTGCAACGCAACgggcatcagcatgtcaggaGCACCTCTCTGTCATTTAG
- the LOC113134212 gene encoding vasoactive intestinal polypeptide receptor-like isoform X2 produces MEGSNGIFLFVSCILLELVFSVQNQMCDMMSEIERERDMCEAQIENKTTGCSGTWDKITCWPSANIGEVVTIPCPKHLLYLSTDVSTRNLSKTCTKDGWTIISIETYIIDCGYDPNNTIDDNTGEFLDAIKVGYTIGHSMSLISLTVAIIILCLLRKLHCTRNYIHMHLFVSFILKAIAIFVKDVVLYHVGEMHNCQSTLACKAAVVFFQFGIMASYFWLLVEGLYLHALLAVSVFSERKYFWWYILIGWGAPTIFISAWVITKAYLNDSGCWDIIDESSWWIIKIPILVTILVNFVLFICIIRILRQKMNCPDIGRKESNQYSRLAKSTLLLIPLFGINYTIFAFIPDNIHAHVRMVFDLILGSFQGFVVAVLYCFLNGEVQSEIKRKWRRWMLQRFLVADTKYHQPSTGSNGNNFSTQITMLTKCSPATQRASA; encoded by the exons ATGGAGGGTTCAAATGgcattttcctctttgtctcGTGTATATTGCTGGAACTC GTGTTTTCGGTGCAGAATCAGATGTGTGACATGATGAGTGAGatagaaagggagagagacatgTGCGAGGCTCAGATTGAGAACAAAACAACAG GTTGCAGTGGGACCTGGGACAAGATCACCTGCTGGCCCAGTGCTAACATTGGAGAGGTGGTTACCATCCCCTGCCCCAAACATCTCTTATACTTATCCACAGATGTCTCTACAC GTAACTTGTCAAAGACCTGCACCAAGGATGGCTGGACCATAATCAGCATCGAAACCTACATAATAGACTGTGGATACGATCCCAACAACACCATAGATGATAATACG gGAGAATTCTTGGATGCTATCAAAGTGGGTTACACAATTGGTCACAGCATGTCCCTAATTTCTCTGACAGTCGCCATCATCATACTGTGTCTTTTACG GAAGCTGCACTGCACAAGAAACTACATCCACATgcatctgtttgtgtctttcatACTAAAAGCCATTGCAATTTTCGTCAAAGACGTGGTTCTGTATCACGTCGGGGAGATGCACAACTGCCAGTCAACG TTGGCCTGCAAGGCAGCGGTGGTCTTCTTCCAGTTCGGGATCATGGCAAGCTACTTCTGGTTGCTGGTGGAAGGCCTCTATCTCCACGCTCTGTTAGCCGTCTCTGTCTTCTCTGAGAGGAAGTACTTCTGGTGGTACATCCTGATTGGCTGGG GGGCTCCAACCATTTTTATCTCAGCATGGGTGATTACAAAGGCTTATTTAAATGATTCTGG GTGCTGGGATATAATTGATGAGAGCTCATGGTGGATCATCAAAATACCTATTTTAGTCACCATACTT GTGAACTTCGTCCTCTTCATCTGTATAATCCGGATTCTACGACAGAAGATGAATTGTCCTGACATCGGAAGAAAAGAATCCAATCAGTACTC GAGACTGGCAAAATCTACGTTGTTGCTGATACCTCTCTTTGGAATAAACTACACCATTTTTGCCTTCATCCCTGACAACATCCATGCACATGTCAGGATGGTATTTGATCTCATTCTGGGGTCATTTCAG GGTTTCGTTGTTGCAGTTTTATATTGCTTTCTGAATGGCGAG GTGCAGTCGGAAATTAAACGCAAGTGGCGCAGATGGATGCTGCAGAGATTCCTGGTTGCTGACACAAAGTATCATCAGCCCTCAACTGGCAGCAACGGCAACAACTTCAGCACCCAGATCACCATGCTCACCAAATGCAGCCCTGCAACGCAACgggcatcagcat GA
- the LOC113134212 gene encoding vasoactive intestinal polypeptide receptor-like isoform X3 — protein MKVFSVQNQMCDMMSEIERERDMCEAQIENKTTGCSGTWDKITCWPSANIGEVVTIPCPKHLLYLSTDVSTRNLSKTCTKDGWTIISIETYIIDCGYDPNNTIDDNTGEFLDAIKVGYTIGHSMSLISLTVAIIILCLLRKLHCTRNYIHMHLFVSFILKAIAIFVKDVVLYHVGEMHNCQSTLACKAAVVFFQFGIMASYFWLLVEGLYLHALLAVSVFSERKYFWWYILIGWGAPTIFISAWVITKAYLNDSGCWDIIDESSWWIIKIPILVTILVNFVLFICIIRILRQKMNCPDIGRKESNQYSRLAKSTLLLIPLFGINYTIFAFIPDNIHAHVRMVFDLILGSFQGFVVAVLYCFLNGEVQSEIKRKWRRWMLQRFLVADTKYHQPSTGSNGNNFSTQITMLTKCSPATQRASACQEHLSVI, from the exons ATGAAG GTGTTTTCGGTGCAGAATCAGATGTGTGACATGATGAGTGAGatagaaagggagagagacatgTGCGAGGCTCAGATTGAGAACAAAACAACAG GTTGCAGTGGGACCTGGGACAAGATCACCTGCTGGCCCAGTGCTAACATTGGAGAGGTGGTTACCATCCCCTGCCCCAAACATCTCTTATACTTATCCACAGATGTCTCTACAC GTAACTTGTCAAAGACCTGCACCAAGGATGGCTGGACCATAATCAGCATCGAAACCTACATAATAGACTGTGGATACGATCCCAACAACACCATAGATGATAATACG gGAGAATTCTTGGATGCTATCAAAGTGGGTTACACAATTGGTCACAGCATGTCCCTAATTTCTCTGACAGTCGCCATCATCATACTGTGTCTTTTACG GAAGCTGCACTGCACAAGAAACTACATCCACATgcatctgtttgtgtctttcatACTAAAAGCCATTGCAATTTTCGTCAAAGACGTGGTTCTGTATCACGTCGGGGAGATGCACAACTGCCAGTCAACG TTGGCCTGCAAGGCAGCGGTGGTCTTCTTCCAGTTCGGGATCATGGCAAGCTACTTCTGGTTGCTGGTGGAAGGCCTCTATCTCCACGCTCTGTTAGCCGTCTCTGTCTTCTCTGAGAGGAAGTACTTCTGGTGGTACATCCTGATTGGCTGGG GGGCTCCAACCATTTTTATCTCAGCATGGGTGATTACAAAGGCTTATTTAAATGATTCTGG GTGCTGGGATATAATTGATGAGAGCTCATGGTGGATCATCAAAATACCTATTTTAGTCACCATACTT GTGAACTTCGTCCTCTTCATCTGTATAATCCGGATTCTACGACAGAAGATGAATTGTCCTGACATCGGAAGAAAAGAATCCAATCAGTACTC GAGACTGGCAAAATCTACGTTGTTGCTGATACCTCTCTTTGGAATAAACTACACCATTTTTGCCTTCATCCCTGACAACATCCATGCACATGTCAGGATGGTATTTGATCTCATTCTGGGGTCATTTCAG GGTTTCGTTGTTGCAGTTTTATATTGCTTTCTGAATGGCGAG GTGCAGTCGGAAATTAAACGCAAGTGGCGCAGATGGATGCTGCAGAGATTCCTGGTTGCTGACACAAAGTATCATCAGCCCTCAACTGGCAGCAACGGCAACAACTTCAGCACCCAGATCACCATGCTCACCAAATGCAGCCCTGCAACGCAACgggcatcagcatgtcaggaGCACCTCTCTGTCATTTAG
- the LOC113134211 gene encoding kelch-like protein 40a, whose amino-acid sequence MAAVTIDPLEQPRMYQQTLLQDGLCDLLDNDKFVDCVLKIQNKKFPCHRLVLAASSPFFKAMFLSDLEESKKREIVLKDVEPGVMGMILRYLYTSDINLTEQNVQDIFMVANMYQIPSIFSVCVSYLKEKLVLGNCLAIFRLGQVLDCPRLTLAARDFICERYQVVIRDHDFLQLGPRELSIILTSDALNVEREELVFESLMDWVRHDESNRLKDLPELLHCIRFRLIPLDYFKEKVERHKYIQFSQEIKKELELIKDAHRGHLPKPMKPSRDGAKKGEGSEEEEDSEEEEEYLPGILNDNPRFGMFEIDLILLINNTGTVAYDPVGNECFVVSESTEIPKNHCSLVTKENQVFVVGGLLYNEEDKDEPFSSYFLQFDPVSSEWLGMPSQPNPRCLFGLAEVENSIFVVGGKELKEGEHVLDSVMIYDRQSFKWGESDPLSYLVYAHGTVSHKGLVYVIGGKSESKKCMRRVCVYNPTKFEWKDLAPLKTARSLFGITVHKDQIFVVTGVTDAGLTSSAEVYDIATNKWSEFTEFPQERSSLSLFSMGGFLYAVGGYAMMPSDTNDEPVPTEMTDMWRYDESEKCWNGILREICYAEGSTVLPVRLNTLRLTKL is encoded by the exons ATGGCTGCGGTGACTATAGACCCGCTGGAGCAGCCTCGGATGTACCAACAGACCCTGCTTCAGGATGGACTGTGTGACCTCTTGGACAATGACAAGTTTGTAGACTGTGTTCTCAAAATCCAGAACAAGAAGTTTCCCTGCCATCGCTTGGTTTTGGCAGCCAGCAGCCCCTTCTTCAAGGCCATGTTCCTGTCAGACCTGGAGGAGAGCAAGAAGCGTGAGATTGTTCTCAAAGATGTGGAGCCGGGTGTTATGGGGATGATCCTGCGGTACTTATACACCTCTGACATTAATCTGACAGAACAGAATGTCCAGGACATCTTTATGGTTGCGAACATGTACCAGATCCCCTCCattttctctgtatgtgtgtcctaCCTCAAAGAGAAACTAGTGCTGGGAAACTGCTTGGCCATCTTCAGACTGGGGCAGGTGCTGGATTGTCCCAGGCTGACACTGGCTGCTAGAGATTTCATCTGTGAACGCTACCAGGTTGTAATCAGGGACCACGACTTCCTGCAGCTCGGCCCAAGAGAGCTGTCCATCATCCTCACCTCAGATGCCCTCAATGTAGAGCGAGAGGAGCTGGTGTTTGAATCCCTGATGGACTGGGTCAGACACGATGAGTCAAATCGGCTTAAGGACCTGCCAGAACTGTTGCACTGCATCCGTTTTAGACTTATACCTTTGGATTACTTCAAAGAAAAAGTGGAGCGCCACAAGTACATTCAGTTCAGCCAGGAGATCAAGAAGGAGTTGGAGCTCATCAAGGATGCTCACAGAGGGCATCTCCCAAAGCCCATGAAGCCAAGCAGAGATGGGGCAAAGAAGGGAGAAGggagtgaagaggaggaagacagtgaggaggaggaagagtacTTACCTGGTATACTCAACGACAACCCTCGCTTTGGCATGTTTGAGATAGACCTgatacttctcattaacaacacAGGGACCGTGGCCTACGACCCAGTGGGAAATGAATGCTTTGTGGTGTCAGAGTCCACAGAAATTCCCAAGAACCACTGCAGCTTGGTGACCAAGGAGAACCAGGTGTTTGTTGTTGGAGGGCTCCTCTACAACGAGGAGGACAAAGATGAACCATTCAGTTCTTACTTCTTACAG TTTGACCCGGTGAGTTCTGAATGGTTAGGGATGCCGTCACAACCAAACCCTCGCTGTTTGTTTGGGCTGGCAGAGGTTGAGAACTCCATCTTTGTTGTGGGGGGAAAGGAACTGAAGGAAGGCGAGCATGTCCTGGACTCGGTCATGATCTACGACAGACA GTCATTCAAATGGGGGGAATCAGACCCTCTGTCCTACCTAGTGTACGCCCATGGAACTGTATCACACAAAGGGCTTGTCTACGTTATTGGAGGAAAGTCTGAGAGCAA GAAATGTATGAGAAGAGTCTGTGTCTACAACCCCActaagtttgagtggaaggaCCTGGCTCCTTTGAAGACAGCTCGCTCCCTGTTTGGCATCACTGTCCACAAAGACCAGATCTTCGTGGTGACAGGGGTCACAGATGCAGGCCTCACCAGCTCAGCAGAGGTCTATGACATTGCCACCAACAA GTGGTCTGAGTTCACAGAGTTTCCTCAGGAGCGCAGCTCCCTCAGTTTGTTCTCAATGGGAGGCTTTCTTTACGCAGTGGGCGGCTATGCCATGATGCCCAGTGACACCAATGATGAGCCCGTCCCAACAGAGATGACTGACATGTGGAG ATACGATGAGTCCGAGAAGTGCTGGAATGGGATTTTGCGAGAGATTTGCTATGCAGAGGGCTCCACTGTTCTTCCAGTGCGTCTAAACACTCTGCGTCTCACCAAGTTATAA